In the Populus trichocarpa isolate Nisqually-1 chromosome 1, P.trichocarpa_v4.1, whole genome shotgun sequence genome, one interval contains:
- the LOC7483258 gene encoding F-box/kelch-repeat protein At1g55270, with product MQKMEHHRSSNGPRGFRVQAPLVDSASCYCKVDSGLKTVAEARKFVPGSKLCIQPDINPNAHKSKTSRRERTRVQPPLLPGLPDDLAIACLIRVPRAEHRKLRLVCKRWYRLLAGNYFYSLRKSLGMAEEWVYVIKRDRDGKISWNAFDPVYQIWQPLPPVPREYSGALGFGCAVLSGCHLYLFGGKDPLRGSMRLVIFYSVRTNKWHRAPDMLRKRHFFGSCVINNCLYVAGGECEGIQRTLRSAEVYDPNKNRWSFISDMSTAMVPFIGVVYDGKWFLKGLGSHREVMSEAYDPETSTWTPISDGMVAGWRNPSISLDGHLYALDCRDGCKLRVYDEASDTWNKFIDSKLHQGSSHALEAAALVPLNGKLCIVRNNMSVSLVDVSSPDKRVESNPHLWENIAGRGHLRTLVTNILSSIAGRGLKSHIVHCQVLQA from the exons ATGCAAAAGATGGAGCATCATCGGTCATCAAATGGTCCAAGAGGGTTTAGAGTTCAAGCTCCACTA GTTGATTCCGCATCATGTTATTGCAAAGTAGATTCTGGTTTAAAAACAGTTGCTGAGGCAAGGAAGTTTGTTCCAGGATCAAAACTTTGTATCCAGCCTGATATCAATCCTAATGCACACAAGAGCAAGACCTCACGCAGAGAGAGGACCCGAGTCCAACCACCACTTCTTCCTGGTCTACCTGATGATCTGGCCATTGCATGTCTGATTCGAGTTCCTCGAGCTGAACATCGAAAGCTCCGTCTAGTTTGTAAGAGATGGTACCGCCTCCTTGCTGGGAACTACTTTTATTCTCTTAGGAAAAGTCTTGGAATGGCAGAGGAGTGGGTTTATGTCATCAAGAGAGATCGTGATGGAAAGATCTCGTGGAATGCTTTTGATCCTGTCTATCAGATCTGGCAACCACTTCCACCAGTTCCTCGTGAATATTCTGGGGCCCTTGGTTTTGGTTGTGCTGTTCTAAGTGGTTGCCACCTATACTTATTTGGAGGAAAGGATCCACTAAGGGGGTCTATGAGACTAGTCATTTTCTATAGTGTCCGGACAAATAAATGGCATAGGGCACCAGATATGCTTCGTAAGCGTCATTTCTTTGGTTCTTGTGTCATAAATAACTGCCTGTATGTGGCTGGTGGAGAGTGTGAAGGAATCCAAAGGACTCTCCGCTCAGCCGAGGTTTATGACCCTAACAAGAACCGGTGGAGCTTTATTTCAGATATGAGCACGGCTATGGTGCCTTTCATAGGTGTGGTTTATGATGGGAAGTGGTTTCTAAAAGGTCTTGGGTCCCACCGTGAGGTGATGAGTGAAGCCTACGATCCAGAAACTAGTACCTGGACCCCAATCAGTGATGGAATGGTTGCTGGTTGGCGCAATCCTAGCATCAGTTTAGATGGACATCTCTATGCCCTGGATTGCCGGGATGGCTGCAAGCTTAGGGTTTATGATGAAGCCTCAGATACATGGAACAAATTTATAGATAGCAAGCTCCATCAAGGGAGTTCTCATGCTCTGGAGGCAGCTGCTCTTGTTCCTCTCAATGGGAAGCTTTGCATTGTGCGGAACAACATGAGTGTTAGCCTGGTTGATGTTTCCAGTCCTGACAAACGTGTAGAGAGTAACCCTCACCTTTGGGAGAATATAGCCGGGAGAGGTCATCTCAGGACTCTTGTTACAAATATATTGTCAAGTATAGCTGGCCGAGGTTTGAAAAGTCACATTGTGCACTGTCAGGTGCTTCAAGCATGA